Part of the Propioniciclava sp. MC1595 genome is shown below.
GCGCGACGGCGTAGCGGCCGTGCACGCGGACCGCCTCCTCGGCGAACCAGCGGAAGAACTCGGCCCCGTAGGTGACCTCGCCGCGGGCCTCGGCCAGCGGCTTGCCCATCTCGAGGGTCATCACGGTGGCGAACTCGTCGGCGCGCTCGACGATGCGCTCGTAGGCCGCCCGCAGCAGTTCGCCGCGGACGCGCGGCTCGGTCGCGGCCCACGACGCCTGCGCGGCGACGGCGGCGTCGAGGGCCGCCATCGCGACCTCGGGCGAGGCGTCGGCGACGTGGGTGAGCGTCCGCCCGGTGGCGGGGTTCTCGACGGCGAGGGAAGTCTCGTCGTCGGTCCAGGCGCCGTCGATGTAGTGGGTGCGCGGCAGGCGGGCGAGCAGGACTTCGGTGTCCATCACGGACGCCCGCCCAGGTTCGGCCGCACGTGCAGCCCCACCTCGGGGTCGACCACGACCTCCTGGGCCGCGGCGATGCCGTCGACCGTCAGGGTGGCCTCGGTCGGGGTGTTGCGCTTCACCAGCGCCAACCCGATCGGGCCGAGGTCGTGGTGGATCGCGGAGGTGCCCATCCGCCCGACCACGCGGCCGTCGAGCACCACGTCGGCGCCGACCTCGGGCAGGCGTTCCTCCGACCCGTCGAGCAGGAGGACGGTCAACCGGCGCGGGGGGCGTCCGAGGGTGTGGACCCGGGCCACGGTCTCCTGGCCGCGGTAGCAGCCCTTCTGCAGGTGCACCGCCGCGCCGAGGCGGTCGCCGTCGGGCATGGCGACCTCGTTGGGGATCGTCTTCTCGTCGGTGTCGAGGAAGATGCGCGGCTGGCCGGCGGCGATGCGGACGGCCTCGGCGGCCCACGTCCCGGCGCGGACCTCGCCCAGCGTGGCGTCGAGGTCCTCGCGTGCGGCCACGGTCGGACCGCCCCCGGCGATGACCATGGCGTGGGTGGCGGACCGGTCAGCCAGCTCGACGCGGGAGGCGAACACCATCCGCGACAGCCAGGCCAGCAAGGCCTCGAGGTGGCCGGGCTCGGTGTGCGCCCAGAAGGTCTCGCCGTCGTCCACGCCGCCGAACACGTGCTCGATGCGTCCGTTGGGGTCGAGGATGAACGCGGTCACGTGCTGTCCGGGCGCCAGGCCCTCGAACGCCTGGGACGTCAGCGCGTGCAGCCAGGTGAGCCGGTCGGGGCCCGCGACGGAGAACACGGGCCGGTGGGACAGGTCGACCGTCGCCTCGCCCTCCTCGAGGCGGCGCTGCTCGCGCAGCGGGTCGCCGTAGTGCCAGGCGGCGCCGGCGTCGGGGCCGGACTCGTTCAGCACGCGCGCCATCATCAGGCCCGGTTCAGCGTGGCCCACATGTAGGGGCGCAGCGCCTCGTCGGTGGTGGCGCGGTCGAAGCTGTACATCAGCTTGCCGTCGACGTTGCCGTAGAGGCGGCGCCCGGCGGTGTACTCCACCGTGGCCAGCGGCGAGCGGACCACGGCGTCGGTGGTCAGGTCCGCGCGGCCCGGCTGCAGCTTGCCGTACCAGATCTCGGAGTAGCCCTCGGGGCTGCACATCACGACGTCCACGTCGGCGGACTCGTTCGCCCGCCAGAAGCCGGTCTCGATCGTGAGCGGCCGCTCGGGGCGCCCCTCCTCGTCGAGGAGGAACATCTGGGCCAGGTAGTGCAGGTAGTCGCTGCCGTTCTCGGTGAAGTCGATCTGGACGCCGAACTGCACCTTCTCCTCGCCCGGCCACTCGCGGTAGCCGGTGCCCTCCCAGCGGCCGCGCAGCCAGGCCAGGCCCACGAGTGCGGGGTTCAGGTCGGTCGGGATCTCGAACATGCGTCTCCTTCGGAAGTTCTCCTCACCCCAACGCTCGCGTGCCGGGGATGATTCCGCAAGGCCGAGGCGTCGCGCGTCCGCGCCAGCCGACCCGCGTCCTCGCCCTGACAAGCGCTCGGAGTAGGCTGGCGCGGGTGATCACCCGCCGACACCTCCTTGCTGGCGCAGCGACCGGCACCGTCCTGATCGTCGCAGGCTGCACCGGCGACGCCCCGACCACCCCGCCCGGGCCCCTGCCACCCGACAGCACCGAGACCCCCCGGGTCGACCCGAACACGCACCGCGTCGTCACGCGGACCCCCTCCGCGGACACCGTCATCCCCGCCGGCCCCGACGGCGCGATCGCCGCGTCCCGGGCGCTCCTCGCCGCGGCCACGGCCGTGGTGGTGGTCGCCGCCGCGCCGGCGTCCGCCGCCCCCACGGCCGTCGCCACCCCGAGCCCCGCGACCGCGACCCCCTCCCCCACCGCTTCCGCTGATCCCACAGCCTCCGCCGACCCGACCGCGTCCCCCGAGCCCGCGCCCGGGGACGACCCGTACACGGCCGCCGCGGCCCTCGCCCTGGAGCTGGGCATCCCGGCCTTCCCCGACTCCCCCGGGC
Proteins encoded:
- a CDS encoding folate-binding protein YgfZ, which codes for MARVLNESGPDAGAAWHYGDPLREQRRLEEGEATVDLSHRPVFSVAGPDRLTWLHALTSQAFEGLAPGQHVTAFILDPNGRIEHVFGGVDDGETFWAHTEPGHLEALLAWLSRMVFASRVELADRSATHAMVIAGGGPTVAAREDLDATLGEVRAGTWAAEAVRIAAGQPRIFLDTDEKTIPNEVAMPDGDRLGAAVHLQKGCYRGQETVARVHTLGRPPRRLTVLLLDGSEERLPEVGADVVLDGRVVGRMGTSAIHHDLGPIGLALVKRNTPTEATLTVDGIAAAQEVVVDPEVGLHVRPNLGGRP
- a CDS encoding FABP family protein, whose protein sequence is MFEIPTDLNPALVGLAWLRGRWEGTGYREWPGEEKVQFGVQIDFTENGSDYLHYLAQMFLLDEEGRPERPLTIETGFWRANESADVDVVMCSPEGYSEIWYGKLQPGRADLTTDAVVRSPLATVEYTAGRRLYGNVDGKLMYSFDRATTDEALRPYMWATLNRA